The genomic region ACGACATAGAGAGGAGATGGGTGCAGTGGTCCAGGAGGGGGGAGATGCTGATCTGGCCAAGGCAGTGCAGCAGGGTTAATCCCAAGGAGAATATCCAGAGGGATTTCTGAGGAGACTCTGCCAGGCTGGCTGGTGGTGAAAAGAGTGAGGGATGCCCCTGAGCTTCCAATAAGTCTGTTGAGTGGTACGAAGGACAAAGCTCTAAGTCCTAGTCCCCAATTTGCCACTAAGTTATAGGTCAGCCCAGAACCCATTACAATTACAGCAGACCCCACCTCCTTTTAGAAGTTACAGCTACAAAAAATCCTTACAGGTCATAAAGTTTAACCTCTTCACTCACCCCCATTTTATAAAGCAGAGGCCCCCGAAGTTACAGTGACTCACTTGTATTTTTAGATGAATGTGAATACAAAATTTGCTTTCCACTGAAAACACTTAAAAACTTAAGCCCAACACAATGCTTCACTGAATGATCAACTGAAAGGATTCAGCAAATTCTTCCTTCAACAAATGTTTCTTGCCCTAAGTGTTAGGCACTAttcctaaaatgaaaaataagctcTTAGTGTCATGAGctggtgagagagaaaaaaataacaaaaaacaaaacccaacaaaCAAGCAAACTACTAAGATAATTTTGGATATTTAGGTGCTCTGAAGAAAATAAGAAGGCCATTGGTAAGAGGGTGTCTGAAGAGGTGACATGTGAGGTTGGAGGATGAGAAGGAACAAGCCGTGGGGAAAGCTCCAGGGAAGAACATTTCAGGAAGACAGAAgcacatttgcaaagaccctgaggtaAAAGCAATCGTGGGGTGTTTGTGGAGCAGAAGGAtgcccagtgtggctggagagaGTGAGAGGAAAGTACCAGATGGGGAtcagagaggtgggcaggggctaGATCATGCCCATGCCAGATCACAGGCCACAGGGAGGAcatcggatttttttttttttaataataggttTACTGAGATATAAATTACCtgccatacaattcacccatttaaagtaggAGGCTGGATTTTATTCCACGTGTACTAAGGAGTCATTGAGGGAGGATTCATTTCCGGTTCACATTTTAAAGACTGATCTGGTTGTGTGGAAGATGGATTTGACAGATACTGGGAATAAGGACAGAAGTTGGAGGACCCACTGGAGAGGTCATGAGGTAACTTAGGCAAGAGATGATCCCAGTTTGAACCACAGTGTTGACAGTGGAGAGAGAGAAGCGGTCACATTGAGATTTATTTTGGAGAGAGAACCAGTGGGACTGGGTAATGGATAGATGTGGGGATGGGTGGAAAGGAAAAGGTGGTGCCATTTATTCAGATGTGTAAGGAGAGTGTGGGAGAAACAAAGTGTCCTGTTTGGGATATGTTAGGTTCATAGCATCACAGTGGTAGCACCCTTCAATTTGGAAGGCTCATGAACAGTTCAACTGCAAACATTCATACAGGCCTGCTGTGGCCAGGCACAGAGTATATGGAGATAAAAGAAGCCCAGTCCTCACCCTGCTCAAGTCACTTAGTCTCAGACAAGTGACACCAAGAAATACATCCAAGTGCTGTAAGGCAGACTTATCTGTTAGGGTATATTTGGTTGCAAGTAACAGACAACTCTGACACCATCTGGCTTAAACAATAAAGATACTTGTCATCTCACACTATGTAGAGTCCAGACTTCTAAGATCCTCTTCGCTTTGCCCACTTCTGGATTTTGGCTTCACCATGAATGGGGAGCATCATGGGCATGGTAGTTCCAGGCTTCCCATCCTGaacaacaactcccagagtcagAAGGTGGACTGTCTCCTCGGTGtctccttcttctttttaaaatatttattcatttatggctgtgtcgggtcttagttgtggcacatgggatccttGTTGTGGCTTACAGGCTCCAGAGCACtccactggctcagtagttgtagcacatgggcccagttgccctgcggcatgtaggattttagttccccaaccagggattgaactcaagtcccctgcactggaagtcagattcttaaccactgggccaccaggaagtcccaaagatcACTTTCTTGATGTAGAAATAGCTTCAGGACCCTGAGCAGTCGCTGTTGCAGACAAGTCTAAGTCCTGGCATTTAGTGTCTGGTGGCAGTGGCGGTAGAAGCAGTTTTCTTATCAGGTCAGATCAGACCTATGGCTTAGGATCCATTTCTCCAGCCCACCCCACAATTCTGTAAGCTGCCTACCACCTTGACACAAATCCCCTCTTTTCCAACCAGCCCATGTAAATTCTGTTATCTGCAAATCAAGACACAGGGTGCAACAGTCAACAGCTCTACAAAAAATTCTCTCCCTCTGGGCTCTTTTCTGAGTACTGTATTTTGCAAATTTCAGTTATTCATGTACACTTTTCCCCAGATTTGTCATATATTCATATCACCCATTTTATCTACcaagtgttgtttttttaaactgactcatttttaaaaacacatttacaaTGCCAACCTTTCTTTCAAACTGatacacattaaaataaatatagcaccactaaaaaagaaagcattaattTAAGTACCAGCCCCCAATATTTCATATCCTGGTGGTGGCTGATAATGTCttaggataaatttctagaagtggaatGACTAAGGTTCAGGTTGGGGACAAGGAGAACCCTTTCATATTGTACAAGCCCTTCCTCGTCAAAGCTGATGGGTTTAGAGGGCCAAGAAGACAGAAGTCTTAGCAAGTTTCTCATTATAAAATGACAGTTAAGTTACAGAATGGTGAAGTGGCTAAGTGCACACTTTTTTGGAGTTTAGCTGTGTTGGGTTCCTTGTTTACCTTGATGCTCAGTTTTCTCACTAATAAAATGGGGTCCTATCACACAGGGTAACACTGAATGTGACAATATTGAATGTGAAGCAATATGAAGCACAATGCCTGAACTATAAAAAACTCTGAATTCCCCAGACTCCTCTGAGTTTAAGAAGAgtgtttgttaaaaataaatatggtttTCTTGTCTGTACCCAGACACTACTGAATCATAATCTCCAAGGGAGGAATTAAGGAATCTATTTGAAACAGACACCATCAACTGAGTCTTAGGAGCTGATGAGTTTCGGAAACATTAATCAAGGTTAAGCAGCTGCTATTATCATCCCAGGgtgatgagatgatggatgtgaaAGTTAAAGGTCATTTACTATCCttgcactcattcattcagtcaacagacatttattgagcactcactGAGTGCCCCGCCCTGTGGCAGGTGCCAGGGACACAGCGGGAACAAGGAAGACTCAGGGTGCCCTTAAAGGCACAAGAAGTTGGTCCCTCACCTGGTCATCTGTAAAACTGGGTGGGGAGAACCACGATCGAGAGAATTACTCTCTGGCCTGCTGAGGGGCTACAGGGGTGGACGGGAAACTCTGTCCCCGCAGGCTATGAGCCAGCGGGGAGGGCATTTGAGCCAGGGGAGGGTCCCAAAGACTGTGGGACCCGGAAGGCTTTTGGACCCCTTTTCTGTCTCTTGCCCAGCTCATTTCCTCTCAGAGCCAGATGTCAGGGTCTTCCTGTGAAGTAGATgctattcccactttacagacaagaaaacaaagGCTCAGAAGAGAGATGGGTCACACTAGAGACCCACCCCCAACAGGTTCCCGGGAGAGTCTTCCTCAGCCTGGCCGCAGCGGCTGGTCCTACCTCCAGCTGCGACACAAGGCCGCCAGATCTGTCGCCTGACCCAACCGGCGGGTCGGACTGGACTCCAAATGGTTCGGGGCCAAGACGTTCCGGAGTCATCCACGCCGGGGCCGCTGCCTCTGCTTCAAGAAGGCCTGGACCGTCCCTCCGGACCTGGCCTCGCCTTCCCACGATACGTGCCAGCACAGCTCGCAGCCCTGGGAACTACAACGCCCATGAGCCTCGGGGGCGTAGGCGCGCTATGAGATGTTCCACATCGCCCCCGGGCGCCACCAGAGAGAACTGCGTGGCTCCTGAGCCCGCGAGATCGGAGTGCTCTTTGGAAAGCTTCCCCACCCTTAGCACCCTCAGTACTTTCCTGGACGTGTTCGTCCCGCGCCCGGAAGTTGACAGGGCCATAGAGACTGGAGGCTAGAGGCGCCCAGACTTGCCCTCTCGGCCCTAACTTCCGCCGGAAGCGACGTCCATCCGCAATTGCCCTTTCGCTACTGCACGCGCCGGCGCCCGTGCCCGGTGCTGTCTACGGGCGCCAGTACGACCACAATGGCGGCCGCTACCCTGCTGCGCGCGACGCCCCTTTTCAGcggtgagggggaggggagggccatGGCACCCCGGGTTCACGTGGGGGTCGTCGGGAGCGGCCGGGCTCAGACCCGCGCCGTGACTCCAGGCATCTGCCCCGGCAGGTCTCGGCACCGGCCCGGCACCACTATTGCAAGGTTTTTTGCGGCCGCTGAAGGCCCCGGCGCTGCCCATCTTGTGCCGCGGCCTGGCTGTGGAGGCCAAGAAGACCTATGTGCGTGACAAGCCCCATGTGAACGTGGGCACCATCGGCCATGTTGACCATGGCAAGACCACCCTGACCGCGGCCATCACGAAAAGTaagtggggttggggtggggggcttccGGCAGCGCCTGCTCTGCAGGTGGGACTTGGAGCCAGGGAGGCGGGGCCCGCGGAGCAACTGCTTAGGTGTTTAGTGCGGCCCCACTGTGacaggtggcttcccaggtggcgctagtggtaaagaacccgcttgccaatgcaggttaggCGTAAGAgacgccggttcgatccctggggtcggggagatcccctggagaagggaatggcagtctactccagtatttttgcctggagaatcccacggacagaggagcctgtccatagACTGTCCTTTTCTAAAGTGGAAAGGGCCTTGCTGAAAAGTTTGTTCACTTCCTTCCCTTAGttttagcaggctacagtccatagggttgcacagagtcggacacgactgaagcgacttagcagggcACAAGGCGCCAGAAATTGGCCGGTCAGTACACTGCAGGATGCAGAAGACAGATTTCCCGTGAACACGAATTTTTTGATGGATAAGTTGGGGGATTCCGCTCCGCCCCCCCAGTggcctccctccagccctgggaAGGTGCCCTGTAAGCAGAACTGTTAGCCTAGAGAAGTCACAGGGCTAGCCCTTGAGGCTCTATAACCTTTCTTTCTGACCTGAAGTTACTAGCCCCAGGAGTTGAAGGAGGGTGTCTTGGAAGGTTGCTTCTCCTAGACTGTCCTTTTCTAAAGTAGAAAGGGCCTTGCTGAAAAGTGTGTTCCCTTCCTTCCCTTAGTTTTAGCGGAGGGAGGTGGAGCCAAGTTTAAGAAGTACGAAGAGATTGACAACGCCCCAGAGGAGCGAGCCCGAGGTATCACAATCAACGCGGCTCATGTGGAGTATAGCACAGCCGCCCGCCACTATGCCCACACTGACTGCCCCGGTCATGCAGATTACGTTAAGGTGAGAGCTGCTGGGGACAGGGCTTGGGAACTGCCCCCCTCAGGAAAAACGTTAGGATTGTGGGGAGGAGGTTAAGATATTTGAGGTGTATGGGTTGGAGATCCTGGCTTTGTGGACCTGGCCAGTCACAGCAGGTGGTAAAGAAGTGTCTGTGCTTAGCTAGGTGGCTGGGGAACGGAGGAGGTCGTGGAATTACACTGCTTCCTTTCGTCTCTCTTCCCAGAATATGATCACAGGCACTGCCCCCCTCGACGGCTGCATCCTGGTGGTGGCAGCCAATGATGGCCCCATGCCCCAGACCCGAGAACACTTACTGCTAGCCAGACAGGTACTCAAGAGCCTGGGAAAGGGTGGAAGGGGGCGGAGGGTGTTGGGCCATTCAGGACACCATCTGTGTCTCCTTCTCACCTGCAGATTGGCGTCGAGCATGTGGTGGTGTATGTGAATAAGGCGGACGCCGTGCAGGACTCTGAGATGGTGGAGCTGGTGGAGCTGGAGATCAGGGAACTGCTGACCGAGTTTGGCTACAAAGGGGAGGAGACTCCGATCATCGTTGGCTCTGCCCTCTGTGCCCTTGAGGTAAAGGCTGTGTCAGGCTGGGGATGGGGCTGGATGGACACCCAGAGCTCTGCTCTGAGTCCGGGGCCTGGCTCTGGGCAAGTAAGAGGAGCAGAATGGAAGTTTCAGAGTCCTTTCACCTCCCACTCATAGCAACGTGACCCCGAACTAGGCCTGAAGTCCGTGCAGAAGCTGCTGGATGCTGTGGACACGTACATCCCGGTACCCACCCGGGacctggagaagcctttcctGCTGCCCGTGGAGTCGGTGTACTCGATCCCCGGTGAGGACTCGGCTCACACGCACTCCCTTCCCCTCACTGCCGCTTCATCCGGCATCCCTGATGTCCTGTCCCGTTCCCTCCCAGGCCGGGGCACAGTGGTGACAGGCACGCTCGAACGTGGTATTTTGAAGAAGGGAGACGAGTGTGAATTCCTGGGACATAGCAAGAATATTCGCACTGTGGTGACAGGTACAGGAGGCGGCCTTGGGATCCCGAGCCTCCAGGATGACCTCTCCCCCCCACAGACCCCCCCATTCCTTCCCTCTGCCCACACCTTTCTCCTGCGTGTCTCCCCTCTCTTAGGCATTGAGATGTTCCACAAGAGCCTGGATAGGGCAGAGGCGGGTGACAACCTTGGGGCCCTGGTCCGAGGCTTGAAGCGGGAGGACCTGAGACGTGGCCTGGTCATGGCCAAGCCAGGTTCCATCCAGCCTCACCAGAAGGTGGAGGCACAGGTGAGGGCTCCAGGTGATGATGGGCGGGCGCTGTGGAGGGTCAGTGCTTCCAGCCAGGCCCAGCTCCGCCCATGTTTTCGTACCCTCTCATAGGTGTACATCCTCAGCAAGGAAGAGGGTGGCCGCCACAAACCTTTTGTATCCCACTTCATGCCTGTCATGTTCTCCCTGACTTGGGACATGGCCTGTCGGATCATCTTGCCTCCAGGGAAGGTATGATGTATGTGACAGCGGGGGTGATGTTTCCCTGGTAAAGAAAGCCTGGCTGATGATGTAGGgggagagctggtgatggaaggGTCGGATCAGTGGATTCAGGTGGAACGAATCCTCATCCAGGGTTTCTTAGCTGTGTTAGCATTGACCCGCAAAGATTCCCCAGCAGAGTTCCTATAGTAGAGAGTTCCACTGTATTTTACATAAAGACTCAAAAGAAGTCTTGAGCCCAAGACCTGCATAACCcaaaattttataaacatttttttctcaagaaaaaCTTTACAGAGACGCTAATCGCtagtccttttttatttttatctttatagttTAGTTGTTTATTGGCTGCCCTGGTCTTCGTTGCACTGCACAGGCTTTCTTGTTGggagagtgggggctcctctctagttgcagtgcatgggctcctcATTTCGGTGGcgtctcctgttgcagagcacaggctctagggcacatgggctttagtagttgtggcacgggggcttagttgccccgtggcatgtgggatcttgtttcccacatcagggatcaaatccatgtcccctacattgacaggcggattcctaaccactggaacccCAAGGAAGTCCAGTCAGTCCTTTTCTGCCTTTGCATATGCTGTTTGCATGTGCCTAACAGCTGGGACAGAAGTTTCTCCAGAAAGAATCACCCTGCTGCATTTTCCCATAACCTTTAACCTTGGTACCAATCATGCATGATCTTTGTCTCTGCCTTTCAGGAACTTGCCATGCCCGGGGAGGACCTGAAACTCACTCTCATCTTGCGGCAACCAATGATCTTAGAGAAAGGCCAGCGTTTCACCCTGCGGGATGGCAACCGGACCATCGGCACCGGCCTCGTCACTGACACGCCAGCCATGACCGAGGAGGACAAGAACATCAAGTGGAGTTGAGTCTGGACCTCTGCTGGGGCTCTCTTGTGCTCAGGGCCACACTGGCCAGCGTTCTCTCCTGCCTCTGTGGCCTTCTTTGCAGGGCAGAGGCTGTGGCCTAGCCAAATTACAGCTAGACTGATACTTCCCCTGGTCCAAGGGCCGTGTGGCCAGCCAGGTGAGGTAGGTCAGTAAACTGTTCTGTGAATAGAAAGCTAGCCTGTGTGTCTTGTGTCATTTGTACTGTGGGAGAGTGGGGGATATAGAAATGGAGCTGAAGTCCAGGGTACATGAGCTTGGGAGTGGTCCCTGAGCCATTTGAACTGAGAAAACTTCTCTAGCCTCAAGCCTCTGGTACATGGTGGAAGAGCTCTTGCCTTAAAGCAGTGCTATGGCAACATGAGGAAGGTAGAGAAGCTAAAGGCCTGAAAGCTATCCCCGTGAGCTTTGCAtgattgcttcagttcagttcagtgtgttgctcagtgctgtctgactctgcgaccccacggactgcagcaaaccaggcttccgtgttcaccaactcccagagcttgctcagactcgtgtctatcgagtcggtgatgccatccaaccatctcatcctctgtcgtccccttgtcctcctgctctcaatctttcccagcatcagggtcttttccagggtgtcagctcttcccatcaggtggccaaagtattggagcttcagtatcagtccttccaatgaatattcaggactgatttccttgaggattgacttgtttgatcttgctgtccaagggactcaagagtcttctccaacaccatagttcaaaagcatcaattcttcggtgctcagctttctttatggtccaactctcacatccatacacaactactggaaaaaccatagctttgactatatggacctgtaAAGTcaagtctgctttttaatatgctgtctaggcttgtcatagcttttcttcccaaggAGCATCTCTTAATTTCGATTGCTTAGCAAAATGCTACATAAAACGGGCTAAATGTTGGATATTCCTAGAGATACTGGTCAAACGGTTATAGCTTGGGCCCAGTTTAGGTGCCTAGTCTCTGAGTAGTCACCAGGCTGTTCATGTCTAGCTACCCTTAATTAAAGTTGATACTGGgcattctcttttgcctttagacCTAAGTCCAAACAGGAGTGAGAAATTATAGaatgaaagtttcatttttaatgttaattactGAGATTTAAAATGAACAGGTCTGTTTATCAAATACACAGGGAGTAAAATGCTGAGATTTTGGGATGACCCCCAGTAACATAGGTAGCATTCAGCAGGGATTAATGGCACCCTTTCAAATATTAAGAGGGCTACCCAGGAACACCTGCAATCACGTATGTCTCCAGCACTACAGAAGCCGGTTTCCATCTGCACTGCAGACATCCGGAGCCCACCTGAAAGCTTTCCTGCTGCTACTTCCATCAAGGCCTCCCAGCCCCAGATGGAGAGCTCTATCACTTGGGACCGCaagtctgcttttttaaaatgtttggctgcgccaggtcttagttgcagcatgtgggatctagttccctgaccagggatcgaacccggggactcctgcattgggaacacaatcttagccactggaccaccagagaagtctcaaaCCTGCCCCCTTTTAACAACCAATTAGAGGCTACAGATCAGTCCCATCGTCTACCAGTGAAATCTCCACTTTACAGGTAAGAAACGAATGTCAGGTCTTACTAGTAAAGAATTCCAAACTGTTTTTAAAGAACACCTCCTGAAGCCTGTTTCTCCATCCCATACCTGGCCTGCATCTTTCTAATCTAGCCCCTGCTTCCCTCAGGCTGGCTCAATCCAGCCCTCCCCCCTTTCACTAGCAGCTTCATCCTATAGCTCTCACCCACACCCAAGACTTCTCAGCTGTGCACCACCCTGGCCCTTATTTCAGGTGGCCCAAAACACAATTGTACTTTTTAGTGTAAAGAGCTAGACATCACTCACGAAGtacttacatttaaaatgaaagcctcaaaaaaaaaaaaaaaaaaaaaaaatgaaagcctcGTTACATCTCACAATGAGGCCCGTTTTGAGGTGAGAAAACAGCCTTTGAGACAATGGTGGGTCTGCATAGCAAAGCGCCAAAAAGGGCATCTCTGGATATTCTGGATGGGCACCTACAGTGCCCCACCTTGGAGACCTCATAACCGTCTTACTATTCTTCAAAGAGGAAACTACAGGCAGGTTAagttagtttaaaattttatttttttttaaatttttttaaatatttttatgtaataaaaagtaaaagtccTTGTCCAACCATCCTTGCGGGGCATGTCTGTTTCTCTTACGCAGGTGACTCAAGTTAATGGGAAAGAAAGAACAGGGGGCCCAAGgttataaataatagaaaataaaagatcttCATCTCcagcggggaggggggggggataGATGAGAGGACGGGAGGGCaagatggggtggggatgggcaggggcagagcaggaacccccccacccccgctggaCCCTGGCCCTACCCACTTTGAGGCCCTTCCCATTCAAGGTGCTTGGCAGGAATTCCCCAGCTCCCCAGGGGcggggaaagggggtggggggctgggactGGTCCGAGCTGCTGGGGGAAGAGACATAGATCACTCTTCCCTCCACTCATGGAGGTCTCAGGTCGCGGCCAGGACAATCTTCAGTTCCCCGGGGGGTGGAAGGGGAGCTGCTGGGAGGGATGAGATTGAACTGGTtggaggggaaagagaagagagcagGAGCATTAGAACCCAAGCAGCTGTCCCTTCATCCAATGCCGTCCagtgtggggtgtggggggagtgTTGGTAGGAGCGGCCGCCTCGAGGTGTCTCACGGGGCTGTCAGAAGCACAGATCAATCGCCGTTTCCCCGTGAGCCAGAGCCCTTCCTCACGTGCCCAGCTCAGCCCCCCACACCCCAGCCTGGCCCTGTCTACTGCGCTGACCTTACCTCGGCTAAGTCAGGAGACAGTCGGGGTCACTGAGAGCtggggaggcagtggggaggggggctgcTGGATCACAACTGAGCGAGGACGGAGGGAAGCAAAGGACAGAGCCAGGAGCAAGCCCCTGGCGGCGGCGACTGTGGCTTCTGCCCACCCTACATACTTCACAGACAGGTGCAGGTCGGCAGGCGCCCTGTGGGACAGCCCTGCCTCCAAGACCCCTCACTCCCCGCCCAGAACCCGTGCATCCTGCCCCACCTGCAGCCCATCAGCTCTTCCATGCCAAATACCCCCAGCTAACGAGAACTCACGAATCCTGTCATCGGCTCCTCCTGGAAATCCAGGCGCCTGGCCAGGCTGCTCACCTTGGGGGTGTCCGATGTAGGGGTAGGGTGAGGGTGTGGAAGCTGAGAGTGCAGGCACCCCACTCTGGGGCACCGCGCCTTGGGGGGGGCCCCCATGGCTCTGGGGTGGgtgcagcagcatcacctggggcGGGTGGGGAGCCCCAGGGTGAGGGGGCGGGGCTGCTGTGATTCCAGTTTGGACATGGGCCTGTAGAGAACAGAAAAGGAGCTGCGAGCACCACGGGGTCGGAGAGCCCAAGGCAGCAGCACGGAGCGCAAAGGTGCGCCGACGACTCCGGGATGGGGTACCCCTCGGCTCAGGGCAGGCGGCGTGGGCTCTTACCTGGGTAACATGGGCCATGTTGGTGAAGCCGTGGGGCAGCTGCTGGTGGGCATGGATGGCATATACAGCGGCTGGTTGGGGGAAGCTGCTCTGAGGGGACTGGGCAGAAGGTCCCGGTGGCAGAGAAGGCGGCGTGCCTGTCAGGGCCCCTGGGTGGTACAGGTTCTGCTGCGGCTGTCCACTGCCCAGGTGTGGGGCCTGCCCCGCCTGGTGCTGGCATCAGGGCAAGGGGAACGGTGAGTGCCACTTCCAGTACCACCTCTGACCCCCAGGTTCTCCCCGCTAGGGAATGACCCCGAGTCCTAGTCCTCTCTCTCAgccacccacccctgccccacccacaTGGATGCCCCACAGCAGGCACCTGGACAGGACTGGGGGCCGCATGCTGGGACGGCGGTTGGCTCCCAGTAGGCGTGGTGGCCGGCTGCGGCTGGTGGGCATGGAGCTGCGTGGCATGGTGTGGATAGGACTGGTGAACGGTGGCTACAGCAGGAAAGGGGAGAGAATCAGTGACAGGCACCCCGGAGGGGCTGAGCAGCACAGCCTGGGTGGGGGGACAGGACAGAACTCACCATAAAG from Muntiacus reevesi chromosome 2, mMunRee1.1, whole genome shotgun sequence harbors:
- the TUFM gene encoding elongation factor Tu, mitochondrial yields the protein MAAATLLRATPLFSGLGTGPAPLLQGFLRPLKAPALPILCRGLAVEAKKTYVRDKPHVNVGTIGHVDHGKTTLTAAITKILAEGGGAKFKKYEEIDNAPEERARGITINAAHVEYSTAARHYAHTDCPGHADYVKNMITGTAPLDGCILVVAANDGPMPQTREHLLLARQIGVEHVVVYVNKADAVQDSEMVELVELEIRELLTEFGYKGEETPIIVGSALCALEQRDPELGLKSVQKLLDAVDTYIPVPTRDLEKPFLLPVESVYSIPGRGTVVTGTLERGILKKGDECEFLGHSKNIRTVVTGIEMFHKSLDRAEAGDNLGALVRGLKREDLRRGLVMAKPGSIQPHQKVEAQVYILSKEEGGRHKPFVSHFMPVMFSLTWDMACRIILPPGKELAMPGEDLKLTLILRQPMILEKGQRFTLRDGNRTIGTGLVTDTPAMTEEDKNIKWS